The following are from one region of the Pocillopora verrucosa isolate sample1 chromosome 3, ASM3666991v2, whole genome shotgun sequence genome:
- the LOC131794143 gene encoding ranBP-type and C3HC4-type zinc finger-containing protein 1-like: MAQKNAGLPNETVFVECRAFVFYHQAGQNRWLEVGDPNVYSRVQLLGNRQGGSGTGLYRIFGRLESSGMPTLNLPLTESMIYQVVQPAWHHIRLIGGIIYGLHFGPDSNGSHFSIIVQNILRSLQGTQSLPVDPRANWTGPLNPQPPLQNTPPAAPAPAPAQKSSDPSSREVLGALKAREMNDARIDALCSSLSDAVRIGAQDKAVELIKKLANEKLPLSIKLKNPVLVTMDSGGDTINLRVVVEDKQSSGGAFTMKVSPSATIERLKQEVFDRFSFPVQVQKWIIGKKIPKPTETLLDLNVRQTGHTVFLYLLSGKTVGLRRSDTDQLGRSHAASVSSTASGSAGTRVPLERAPDSPGPLRRTTSIPEFVGVSQPSGRSERLPTVQDSPPSSFSNHEQSSGPTTLPSNFPQRAIIGDMNIRDIVQLLHGQEDPGSSPGPQGSFVNNLLAAQPAAEERPRDGWACAACTFINQPTRPGCEICSADRPQGYVVPDGASLDERERQRIAEEERLEALFQQAERTRQQEEEMARERNFTTLLQTAQQSLIPNPEEFDCGICYVPVDPGEGVVLRECLHRFCRDCLSEHIRHATDPEVQCPHQDENYACHATITGQEIKALLSPEDFNKFLNRSLATAESQAPNSFHCKTPNCQGWCVYEDNVNTFHCPVCNQPNCLTCKVIHANMNCKEYQDDLKRRAHNDEAARKTQQFLEGMVAGGEAMHCPTCEIILVKKDGCDWMRCSMCRTEICWATRGPRWGPGGTGDISGGCRCRVGGKKCHSKCRNCH, translated from the exons ATGGCGCAGAAAAACGCAGGTTTACCCAATGAAACTGTCTTCGTAGAATGTCGCGCGTTTGTCTTCTACCATCAAGCTGGGCAGAATCGTTGGTTAGAAGTTGGAGACCCGAATGTTTATTCAAGAGTACAACTTCTCGGCAATCGCCAAGGCGGAAGTGGTACAGGATTGTATAGGATTTTTGGAAGACTAGAGTCGTCAGGAATG CCAACACTAAACTTACCATTGACTGAGAGTATGATATACCAGGTTGTGCAACCTGCCTGGCATCACATTCGTCTTATTGGGGGAATCATTTATGGCTTGCATTTTGGCCCTGACTCTAATGGAAGCCATTTCTCAATCATAGTTCAGAATATTTTACGGTCCCTGCAAG GTACCCAGAGCCTACCAGTGGATCCACGGGCAAACTGGACTGGGCCTTTAAACCCTCAACCTCCATTGCAGAATACACCACCTGCTGCTCCTGCTCCAGCTCCAGCACAAAAATCCTCAGATCCTTCGTCCAGAGAAGTGTTAGGTGCACTTAAGGCTCGAGAAATGAACGATGCAAGGATAG atgCTCTTTGCTCGAGTCTGAGTGACGCAGTCAGGATCGGAGCACAAGATAAAGCGGTCGAGCTCATTAAAAAGTTGGCAAATGAAAAACTTCCTCTCAGCATAAAACTCAAGAATCCTGTTCTGGTGACCATGGACTCAGGAGGGGATACGATCaa TTTACGGGTGGTGGTTGAAGATAAACAATCTAGTGGAGGAGCATTCACCATGAAGGTCTCGCCATCGGCGACAATAGAGAGACTGAAGCAAGAG GTTTTTGACAGATTCAGTTTTCCTGTGCAAGTTCAAAAGTGGATTATCGGCAAAAAAATACCCAAGCCCACGGAAACGCTACTTGACTTGAATGTGAGACAAACAGGGCACACAGTGTTTCTGTACCTTTTGTCCGGCAAAACGGTGGGATTAAGAAGGTCTGATACTGATCAGTTGGGACGAAGTCATGCAGCATCAGTCAGTTCAACAGCCAGCGGCAGTGCTGGAACCAGGGTTCCTCTGGAAAGAGCTCCCGACTCACCAGGGCCGTTAAGACGTACGACAAGTATCCCCGAGTTTGTCGGTGTCAGTCAACCGTCTGGCAGATCGGAGCGGCTTCCAACAGTGCAAGACAGTCCACCGTCATCATTTTCGAACCACGAACAATCAAGTGGTCCCACTACCTTACCGTCTAACTTTCCGCAAAGAGCAATTATTGGCGACATGAACATACGCGACATAGTCCAGCTGTTGCATGGTCAAGAGGATCCCGGCAGTTCCCCCGGCCCCCAGGGGTCGTTTGTGAACAATTTGCTGGCTGCACAGCCAGCAGCGGAGGAAAGGCCGCGTGATGGATGGGCCTGTGCTGCGTGCACTTTTATAAACCAGCCAACGAGACCCGGGTGTGAGATATGTAGTGCTGATAGACCGCAAGGGTATGTGGTGCCCGACGGGGCAAGTTTGGACGAGAGAGAGAGGCAAAGAATAGCTGAGGAAGAGAGGTTGGAAGCTTTGTTCCAACAG GCTGAACGGACGCGACAACAAGAAGAAGAGATGGCACGAGAGAGAAACTTTACTACCCTCCTACAGACCGCACAGCAAAGTCTAATACCCAACCCGGAGGAGTTTGACTGTGGCATATGTTATGTACCAGTGGACCCTGGAGAGGGAGTTGTACTTAGGGAATGTTTACACAGGTTTTGCAG GGATTGCCTTAGTGAACACATTCGTCACGCAACAGATCCAGAAGTTCAGTGTCCTCATCAGGATGAAAACTATGCGTGTCACGCAACCATCACGGGTCAAGAAATTAAAGCA CTTCTCTCGCCGGAAGATTTCAACAAGTTCTTGAACCGCAGCCTCGCCACTGCGGAAAGTCAAGCCCCCAACAGCTTTCATTGTAAAACTCCAAATTGTCAGGGATGGTGTGTGTACGAGGACAATGTCAATACTTTCCATTGTCCAGTGTGTAATCAACCGAACTGTTTGACGTGCAAAGTGATTCACGCCAACATGAACTGCAAAGAATATCAAGATGACCTCAAGAGAAGGGCACATAATGATGAAGCGGCCAGGAAAACGCAACAGTTTCTCGAG ggtatGGTCGCTGGTGGAGAGGCGATGCATTGTCCAACATGTgagattattttagttaagAAAGACGGTTGTGATTGGATGAGGTGCAGTATGTGTAGAACGGAGATATGTTGGGCCACTAGAGGACCGAGATGGGGACCTGGG gGCACTGGAGACATCTCAGGAGGTTGTAGGTGTCGTGTTGGTGGCAAGAAGTGCCATTCTAAATGCCGAAACTGTCACTAA